One stretch of Oncorhynchus masou masou isolate Uvic2021 chromosome 9, UVic_Omas_1.1, whole genome shotgun sequence DNA includes these proteins:
- the LOC135545434 gene encoding leucine-rich repeat transmembrane neuronal protein 2-like produces MLLCLPSPASCTTCPQKCRCEDQQFYCDTQGLEAPPDGVDRGALGLSLRHNSIAELSPDQFYGFSQLTWLHLDHNQITTVQEDAFQGLYKLKDLNLSSNRITTLPNTTFIHLINLQILDLSFNLMTALEPELFHGLRKLQILHLRSNSLRTTPVRAFWDCRSLEYLGLSNNRLRSLARNGFAGLIKLRELHLEHNQLTKINLAHFPRLVALQFLYLQWNKISNLTCNMEWTWTTLEKMDLTGNEIRVLTPDVFETLPNLKILLLDNNKLGSLDPLVLDMWRSLGTVGLSSNLWECTKGICSLATWLSTFKGRWEHSILCHTPEYAQGEEILDAVYGFQLCPNFTAPPPVVLTTNTLSMATDTSTGTTVEVTSSLFGIMQQTPTQDFYVDFGRFTTTIMTTTTTPRTALATAVATSATTVEGGELGVTEDFSETDNTVLTQRVIIGTMVLLFTFFLIIFVVFISRKCCPPTMRRIRQCSAMQNRRQMRTQQRQQMADLATQVPYNEYEPSHEEGALVIINGYGQCKCQQLPYKECEV; encoded by the coding sequence ATGCTGCTGTGCCTGCCGTCTCCTGCGTCATGCACAACCTGCCCCCAGAAATGCCGTTGTGAAGACCAGCAGTTCTACTGCGACACCCAAGGACTGGAGGCGCCCCCGGACGGCGTTGACAGGGGGGCCCTGGGGTTATCGCTCCGCCACAACAGCATCGCTGAACTGAGCCCGGACCAGTTCTATGGCTTCTCCCAGCTCACCTGGCTCCACCTGGACCACAACCAGATCACCACAGTGCAGGAGGACGCCTTCCAGGGGCTCTACAAACTCAAAGACCTCAACCTGAGCTCCAACCGGATCACAACGCTGCCAAACACAACCTTCATCCACCTCATCAACCTACAGATCTTAGATCTGTCCTTCAACCTGATGACTGCGCTGGAGCCTGAGCTGTTCCATGGCCTCCGCAAGCTGCAGATCCTCCACCTGCGCTCCAACTCGCTGCGCACCACCCCCGTCCGGGCCTTCTGGGACTGCCGCAGCCTTGAGTACCTGGGTCTGTCCAACAACCGGCTGCGAAGCCTGGCCCGGAACGGCTTCGCAGGCCTCATCAAACTCAGAGAACTCCACTTGGAACACAACCAGCTGACTAAGATCAACCTGGCTCATTTCCCCCGCCTGGTGGCTCTGCAGTTCCTTTATCTGCAGTGGAACAAGATCTCCAACCTGACCTGCAACATGGAGTGGACCTGGACCACGCTGGAGAAGATGGACCTAACGGGGAACGAGATCCGGGTGCTGACCCCGGACGTGTTCGAGACGCTGCCTAACCTGAAGATCCTCCTATTGGATAACAACAAGCTCGGCAGCCTGGACCCTCTGGTCTTGGATATGTGGCGGTCTCTAGGTACCGTGGGGCTGTCCAGCAACCTTTGGGAATGTACCAAAGGGATCTGCTCCCTGGCCACTTGGCTTAGCACCTTCAAGGGGAGGTGGGAACACTCCATCCTGTGTCACACACCTGAGTACGCCCAGGGCGAGGAGATACTGGATGCCGTTTATGGATTCCAACTTTGCCCAAATTTTACAGCGCCACCACCGGTCGTCTTGACCACGAACACATTGTCGATGGCCACGGACACGTCGACAGGCACAACTGTGGAGGTCACCAGCTCTCTGTTTGGAATAATGCAGCAGACACCCACGCAGGACTTCTATGTGGATTTTGGGCGCTTTACGACCACCATAATGACAACGACCACCACGCCGCGCACCGCCCTGGCAACCGCCGTGGCAACCTCCGCCACGACAGTGGAGGGCGGAGAGCTGGGAGTCACGGAGGACTTCTCGGAGACCGACAACACAGTCCTGACCCAGAGGGTGATTATTGGAACCATGGTCCTTCTGTTTACATTCTTCCTCATCATTTTCGTTGTGTTCATTTCACGGAAGTGCTGCCCTCCTACCATGCGCAGGATACGCCAGTGCTCGGCCATGCAGAACCGCCGCCAGATGAGGACCCAGCAGCGGCAGCAAATGGCGGACCTGGCCACGCAGGTACCCTATAACGAGTACGAGCCCAGCCACGAGGAGGGAGCGCTGGTTATCATCAACGGCTACGGGCAGTGCAAGTGTCAACAGCTGCCTTACAAAGAGTGTGAAGTGTAA